In a genomic window of Amblyomma americanum isolate KBUSLIRL-KWMA unplaced genomic scaffold, ASM5285725v1 scaffold_407, whole genome shotgun sequence:
- the LOC144112541 gene encoding tubulin beta-4 chain-like isoform X2, translating to MREIVHIQTGQCGNQIGAKFWEVISDEHGIDPSGAYHGDSDLQLERINVYYNEASGKYVPRAILVDLEPGAVDAVRSGPYGPLFRPDNFVFGQSGAGNNWAKGHYTEGAELVDSVLDVVRKEAESCDCLQGFQLTHSLGGGTGSGMGTLLISKIREEYPDRIMNTYSVVPSPKVSDTVVEPYNATLSVHQLVENTDETYCIDNEALYDICFRTLKLTTPTYGDLNHLVSATMSGVTTCLRFPGQLNADLRKLAVNMVPFPRLHFFMTGFAPLTSRGCQQYRALTVPELTQQMFDAKNMMAACDPRHGRYLTVAAVFRGRMSMREVDDQMLNIQNKDSSYFVEWIPNNVKTAVCDIPPRGLKMSATFIGNSTAIQELFKRISEQFTAMFRRKAFLHWYTGEGMDEFEFTEAESNLNELVSEYQQYQEATPEDEEEFEETQAEA from the exons atgcgcgagatagtccacatccagacaggccagtgtggcaacCAGATTGGGGCGAAG ttttgggaggtgatttccgatgagcatggcatcgatccaagcggggcgtaccatggcgattcggacctccagttggagcgcatcaatgtctactacaatgagGCCTCCG gtaaatacgtgcctcgggccatcctggttgacttGGAGCCGGGAGCCGTggacgccgtccgctcgggacCGTATGGACCACTCTTCCGGCCGGATaactttgtgttcg GTCAGAGTGGCGCTGGCAACAattgggccaagggccactacaccgagggtgctgaactggtggactcggtgctcgacgttgtgcgcaaggaagcggaatcctgtgactgcctgcagggattccagctgacccactccctgggcggtggtactggatctggcatgggcacactgctcatctcgaagatccgtgaagagtaccccgatcgcatcatgaacacctacagtgtagtgccctctccaaag gtttcggacactgtcgtcgagccctacaatgctactttgtcagtgcatcagcttgtggagaacaccgacgagacctactgcatcgacaacgaagcactctacgacatctgcttccggacgcttaagctcacgactcccacctacggagaccttaaccacttggtttctgcaacgatgtctggtgtgaccacatgcctgag atttcctgggcagctgaatgctgatcttcgcaagctggccgttaacatggtgcccttccctcgcctccacttcttcatgactggctttgctccactcacgtctcgcggctgccagcagtaccgggctctgactgtgccagagctgacgcaacagatgttcgatgccaaaaacatgatggctgcttgcgacccccgccacggtcgttacctgacagttgctgcagtcttcagaggccgaatgagcatgcgggaagtcgatgaccagatgctcaacatcCAGAACAAGGACTCGAGTTACTTCGTTGAATGGATCCCGAACAAcgtaaagacagctgtctgtgacataccgcctcgaggtctgaagatgtctgctactttcattgggaacagcacagccattcaagagcttttcaagcggatctccgagcagtttacag ctatgttccgccgcaaggcctttctgcactggtacaccggagagggcatggacgagttTGAGTTCACCGAGGCCGAGTCCAACTTGAACGAACTGGTGtcagaataccaacagtaccaggaggccacccctgaggacgaggaggaattcgaggagacccaggcagaggcctag
- the LOC144112541 gene encoding tubulin beta-4 chain-like isoform X1, with translation MREIVHIQTGQCGNQIGAKFWEVISDEHGIDPSGAYHGDSDLQLERINVYYNEASGGKYVPRAILVDLEPGAVDAVRSGPYGPLFRPDNFVFGQSGAGNNWAKGHYTEGAELVDSVLDVVRKEAESCDCLQGFQLTHSLGGGTGSGMGTLLISKIREEYPDRIMNTYSVVPSPKVSDTVVEPYNATLSVHQLVENTDETYCIDNEALYDICFRTLKLTTPTYGDLNHLVSATMSGVTTCLRFPGQLNADLRKLAVNMVPFPRLHFFMTGFAPLTSRGCQQYRALTVPELTQQMFDAKNMMAACDPRHGRYLTVAAVFRGRMSMREVDDQMLNIQNKDSSYFVEWIPNNVKTAVCDIPPRGLKMSATFIGNSTAIQELFKRISEQFTAMFRRKAFLHWYTGEGMDEFEFTEAESNLNELVSEYQQYQEATPEDEEEFEETQAEA, from the exons atgcgcgagatagtccacatccagacaggccagtgtggcaacCAGATTGGGGCGAAG ttttgggaggtgatttccgatgagcatggcatcgatccaagcggggcgtaccatggcgattcggacctccagttggagcgcatcaatgtctactacaatgagGCCTCCG gaggtaaatacgtgcctcgggccatcctggttgacttGGAGCCGGGAGCCGTggacgccgtccgctcgggacCGTATGGACCACTCTTCCGGCCGGATaactttgtgttcg GTCAGAGTGGCGCTGGCAACAattgggccaagggccactacaccgagggtgctgaactggtggactcggtgctcgacgttgtgcgcaaggaagcggaatcctgtgactgcctgcagggattccagctgacccactccctgggcggtggtactggatctggcatgggcacactgctcatctcgaagatccgtgaagagtaccccgatcgcatcatgaacacctacagtgtagtgccctctccaaag gtttcggacactgtcgtcgagccctacaatgctactttgtcagtgcatcagcttgtggagaacaccgacgagacctactgcatcgacaacgaagcactctacgacatctgcttccggacgcttaagctcacgactcccacctacggagaccttaaccacttggtttctgcaacgatgtctggtgtgaccacatgcctgag atttcctgggcagctgaatgctgatcttcgcaagctggccgttaacatggtgcccttccctcgcctccacttcttcatgactggctttgctccactcacgtctcgcggctgccagcagtaccgggctctgactgtgccagagctgacgcaacagatgttcgatgccaaaaacatgatggctgcttgcgacccccgccacggtcgttacctgacagttgctgcagtcttcagaggccgaatgagcatgcgggaagtcgatgaccagatgctcaacatcCAGAACAAGGACTCGAGTTACTTCGTTGAATGGATCCCGAACAAcgtaaagacagctgtctgtgacataccgcctcgaggtctgaagatgtctgctactttcattgggaacagcacagccattcaagagcttttcaagcggatctccgagcagtttacag ctatgttccgccgcaaggcctttctgcactggtacaccggagagggcatggacgagttTGAGTTCACCGAGGCCGAGTCCAACTTGAACGAACTGGTGtcagaataccaacagtaccaggaggccacccctgaggacgaggaggaattcgaggagacccaggcagaggcctag